In a single window of the Thermoanaerobacterium sp. PSU-2 genome:
- the spoIIM gene encoding stage II sporulation protein M: MKYLKEKTSKHIRDNSILYIIILMSFMIGIASGSFTINTLNDVQKENMMKYIKNFYVIISQMKIVPIEIFKQSVLNNFETTFVLWLLGATIIGIPFIFIVIGIRGFLLGFSVGFLINQLKYKGILFTLVAILPQNILVLISLFFISATAINFSMYILKNRRFNINDLFSQFVTYTLLVYFAFSLMIVSGVFEAYITPKILYFLKNIIQ; this comes from the coding sequence TTGAAATATTTAAAAGAAAAGACATCTAAACACATTCGAGACAATTCGATATTATATATCATAATTTTAATGTCATTTATGATTGGTATAGCATCTGGTTCTTTTACAATAAATACGTTAAATGATGTACAAAAAGAAAATATGATGAAATACATTAAAAATTTTTACGTAATAATTAGCCAGATGAAGATAGTTCCAATTGAAATATTTAAACAATCTGTTTTAAATAATTTTGAAACGACGTTTGTATTGTGGCTTCTTGGAGCAACAATTATTGGAATTCCATTTATATTTATTGTTATTGGCATAAGAGGATTTTTATTAGGTTTTTCAGTTGGTTTTCTGATAAACCAATTGAAATACAAAGGAATTCTCTTTACGTTGGTTGCTATATTGCCTCAGAATATTCTTGTTTTAATTTCATTATTTTTTATTTCAGCAACGGCCATCAATTTTTCGATGTATATATTAAAAAACCGAAGATTCAATATTAATGATTTATTTTCTCAATTTGTAACATATACTTTATTGGTTTATTTTGCATTTTCGCTGATGATAGTTAGCGGGGTATTTGAAGCATATATTACACCTAAAATACTTTATTTTTTAAAAAATATTATACAATAA
- a CDS encoding site-specific tyrosine recombinase, with protein sequence MGSIVQAFIDFLKNDKKLSDNTIESYKRDITQFMGYLKENNIEYYDVNKITIISYLNFLKHKNMSQSTISRHLSSIKSFYQYLFMNKFIDKEPAYTLDAPKIEKKIPLTLSVEQVDKLLSHEFENSEKGLRDKAILEVLYATGLKVSELISLRVKDVNLNYGYIYCKSSKERFIPIGDSASNALQSYISVRRKIDQDEFLFLNLRGEPLTRQGCWKIIKEYTNIVNPGFDITPSILRKSFAKHMLENGADIRSVQEILGYKSFNQGDLISLISKSKIKEVYKRSHPRA encoded by the coding sequence ATGGGAAGCATTGTACAAGCTTTTATTGACTTTTTGAAAAATGACAAAAAGCTAAGCGATAATACGATTGAATCTTATAAAAGAGATATAACGCAGTTTATGGGGTACTTAAAAGAAAACAATATCGAATATTATGATGTTAATAAAATAACAATTATTAGCTATTTAAATTTTTTAAAACATAAAAATATGTCACAATCCACTATTTCTCGTCATTTATCATCCATAAAATCTTTTTACCAGTACTTATTTATGAATAAGTTTATTGATAAAGAACCAGCATATACTTTAGATGCACCGAAAATAGAGAAAAAGATTCCTCTAACATTGTCAGTGGAACAGGTTGACAAGCTTTTATCTCACGAATTTGAGAATAGTGAAAAAGGATTGAGAGATAAAGCGATATTAGAGGTCTTGTATGCAACTGGCCTAAAAGTATCAGAGCTGATATCTCTGCGTGTAAAAGATGTGAATCTTAATTATGGTTATATTTATTGCAAAAGTTCAAAAGAAAGATTTATACCAATTGGAGATTCAGCTTCAAATGCGCTTCAAAGCTACATCTCTGTAAGGAGAAAAATAGATCAGGATGAATTCCTGTTTTTAAATTTGAGAGGTGAACCGTTGACTCGCCAGGGATGCTGGAAAATCATTAAAGAATATACCAACATAGTAAATCCAGGATTTGACATAACACCAAGTATATTGAGAAAATCTTTTGCAAAGCACATGTTGGAAAATGGAGCTGACATAAGAAGCGTACAGGAAATTCTTGGATACAAATCTTTTAACCAAGGTGATTTGATTTCATTAATTTCAAAATCGAAAATAAAAGAAGTGTACAAAAGATCTCATCCAAGAGCTTAA
- a CDS encoding D-alanyl-D-alanine carboxypeptidase family protein, translating into MLLENFAYADNFNLKSKSAILMDANTGKVLYEKNSHEELPPASVTKVMTMLLVMEALDSGKIKTTDKVVTSEHAYDMGGTQIYLEVGEEMTVDDLLKSVAMNSANDASVALAEYISGSEEKFVEEMNKRAKELGAKNTNFKNASGLPEDGHYTSVYDMALISRELVKHKNVFKYLTDKIDSVRNGKFSLANTNKLLWNYQGADGIKTGSTSEALYCLSATAKRGDTRFIAVVFGAPDSATRFKEASKLLDYGFANFETKKVVEAGKVYGNIKVLKGQQDYVNAISQNDEYILLKKGESKNIKQIVSLNKYVDAPVKAGSEIGTVKIYDGNNLIKTVSLIADKSVKRTNLINTFEKIYKSWVKNTKSL; encoded by the coding sequence ATGTTGTTAGAAAATTTTGCATATGCTGATAATTTCAATCTCAAGTCAAAATCTGCAATTCTTATGGACGCTAATACAGGTAAAGTTCTATATGAAAAAAATAGCCATGAAGAGCTACCTCCTGCCAGTGTTACGAAAGTAATGACTATGCTTTTAGTTATGGAAGCATTGGATTCTGGTAAGATTAAGACTACTGACAAAGTTGTGACAAGTGAACATGCTTATGATATGGGTGGTACACAAATTTATTTAGAGGTTGGCGAAGAAATGACGGTAGATGATCTGTTGAAATCTGTCGCGATGAATTCTGCAAATGATGCCTCAGTCGCATTGGCTGAATATATTTCAGGTAGTGAGGAAAAATTTGTGGAAGAAATGAACAAAAGAGCTAAAGAGTTGGGTGCAAAAAATACAAATTTTAAGAATGCATCTGGCTTACCTGAAGATGGACACTATACTTCTGTTTATGATATGGCGCTAATATCCAGAGAGCTTGTTAAACATAAAAATGTATTTAAATATTTAACTGATAAAATTGATTCTGTTAGAAATGGTAAGTTTAGTTTAGCTAATACTAATAAGCTCCTTTGGAATTATCAAGGCGCAGATGGAATAAAGACAGGCTCTACTTCAGAAGCATTGTATTGTTTATCTGCAACTGCCAAAAGAGGTGATACAAGATTTATAGCAGTGGTATTTGGAGCACCAGATTCCGCTACTCGCTTCAAAGAAGCTTCAAAATTGTTAGATTATGGTTTTGCTAATTTTGAAACAAAAAAAGTTGTTGAAGCAGGCAAGGTATATGGTAATATAAAAGTTTTAAAAGGCCAACAAGATTACGTAAATGCTATTTCCCAAAATGATGAATATATTTTATTGAAAAAAGGTGAATCAAAAAATATAAAGCAAATAGTAAGCTTAAATAAATATGTTGATGCACCTGTGAAAGCAGGTTCAGAAATAGGAACAGTGAAAATATACGACGGTAATAATCTTATAAAGACAGTATCGTTAATAGCTGATAAAAGTGTTAAAAGAACAAATTTAATAAATACTTTTGAAAAAATCTATAAATCGTGGGTAAAAAATACTAAAAGCTTATAA
- the spoIIAA gene encoding anti-sigma F factor antagonist produces MGIKFVEKNDTLIVKIKGELDHHTSDIFKDAINTEYQKGFKNIILDFEKLNFMDSSGIGMILGRYKMAKDNDGKLAIVGANSQLLKVIELSGILRIINCYDTIEEAIKNMQRGI; encoded by the coding sequence ATGGGAATAAAATTTGTAGAAAAAAATGACACCTTAATAGTAAAGATAAAAGGGGAATTGGATCATCATACATCGGATATTTTTAAAGATGCTATAAATACTGAATACCAGAAAGGATTTAAAAATATTATATTGGATTTTGAAAAATTGAATTTTATGGATAGTTCCGGTATTGGAATGATTCTTGGAAGATATAAAATGGCTAAAGATAATGATGGTAAATTGGCAATTGTAGGTGCTAATTCTCAACTTTTAAAAGTCATCGAGTTATCAGGAATTTTAAGGATAATAAATTGCTATGATACAATAGAAGAAGCTATTAAAAACATGCAAAGGGGGATATAA
- the spoIIAB gene encoding anti-sigma F factor, with the protein MSYSNKMELKFLSKSQNESFARTVIAAFAAQLDPTVEEIADIKTAVSEAVTNSIIHGYEGKIDYIMLKAEIEGNKLTVEVIDNGVGIEDIEKAMEPLYTTKPDEDRSGMGFTVMQTFMDELVVESEKGKGTKVRMTKYINSGK; encoded by the coding sequence ATGAGTTATTCAAATAAAATGGAATTGAAATTTTTAAGCAAGTCTCAAAATGAATCTTTTGCACGGACCGTTATTGCTGCTTTTGCAGCTCAATTAGATCCAACTGTAGAGGAAATAGCAGATATCAAGACAGCAGTATCTGAAGCTGTTACAAATTCTATAATTCACGGTTATGAAGGTAAAATTGATTATATAATGTTAAAAGCAGAGATAGAAGGGAACAAGTTAACAGTCGAAGTTATTGACAATGGTGTTGGAATAGAGGACATTGAAAAAGCGATGGAACCTTTATATACTACAAAACCTGATGAAGATAGATCAGGAATGGGCTTTACTGTTATGCAGACTTTTATGGATGAATTGGTTGTTGAATCTGAAAAAGGAAAAGGTACTAAGGTTAGAATGACCAAATACATCAATTCAGGTAAATGA
- the sigF gene encoding RNA polymerase sporulation sigma factor SigF has protein sequence MIDKDNERNEDVNELIRKSKNNDKSSMEKLLKENSGLIWSIVKKFSYRGYEAEDLYQIGCIGFVKAINKFDESYNVKLSTYAVPIIIGEIKRFLRDDGLIKVSRSLKELSNKAYFMKDKLEKELNREPTIQEIASKLNVSAEEVAMAFESTATAEYLYDNSQHNEDDNLLLIEKIGIDEQEYEIEDKLALRMVLKNLNSRERQIIVLRYFKDMTQTEVSKILGISQVQVSRIEKKVLKKLKEQLQEV, from the coding sequence ATGATTGATAAAGATAATGAAAGGAATGAAGATGTAAATGAACTTATAAGAAAATCTAAAAATAATGACAAGTCTTCAATGGAGAAGTTGCTGAAAGAAAATAGCGGCCTTATTTGGAGTATAGTGAAGAAATTTTCTTACAGAGGATATGAGGCAGAAGATCTTTATCAGATTGGATGTATAGGATTTGTAAAAGCCATTAATAAGTTTGATGAATCTTATAATGTGAAATTATCCACGTATGCAGTACCAATCATAATAGGTGAGATAAAAAGGTTTTTGAGAGATGATGGACTTATTAAAGTTAGCCGATCATTAAAAGAATTGTCAAATAAAGCCTATTTTATGAAAGACAAATTGGAAAAGGAATTAAATAGAGAACCAACAATCCAAGAAATTGCTTCAAAGCTTAATGTTTCAGCAGAAGAAGTTGCGATGGCGTTTGAATCTACTGCCACTGCTGAATATTTATATGATAATTCTCAACACAATGAAGATGATAATTTGCTTTTGATAGAAAAAATAGGAATCGATGAACAAGAATATGAAATTGAAGATAAGTTGGCTTTAAGAATGGTTTTAAAAAATTTAAATTCTCGTGAAAGACAGATAATCGTTTTGCGGTATTTTAAAGATATGACGCAGACAGAAGTATCTAAAATCCTAGGCATATCTCAAGTGCAAGTATCAAGAATTGAAAAGAAAGTTTTAAAAAAATTAAAAGAGCAATTACAAGAAGTGTAA
- a CDS encoding dodecin family protein, whose amino-acid sequence MAVVKILNVVGDSTKSWDDAIQNAVAEAAKTVNNISGIEVLNQTANVKDGKIVEYKANIQIAFRVDR is encoded by the coding sequence ATGGCTGTAGTTAAAATTTTAAATGTCGTAGGAGATTCTACTAAAAGTTGGGACGATGCTATACAAAATGCAGTAGCAGAAGCAGCAAAAACTGTAAACAATATATCGGGAATAGAAGTATTAAATCAAACTGCTAACGTAAAAGACGGTAAAATTGTCGAATACAAAGCAAATATTCAAATAGCATTTAGAGTAGACAGATAA
- the spoVAC gene encoding stage V sporulation protein AC, with product MEKDIKKQQEYKDIAQKYEPKPTLLKNVLWAFVVGGLICDVGQFFLNLFINRGMTAEQAGTPVAIIMVFLGSFLTGIGIYDDIGRFAGAGSVVPITGFANSIVSPAMEFKREGFVFGVASRMFNIAGPVIVYGVGTSIIVGLIYYFLKG from the coding sequence ATGGAAAAGGATATAAAGAAACAGCAAGAATACAAGGATATTGCACAGAAATATGAGCCAAAGCCTACTCTTTTAAAAAATGTTTTATGGGCTTTTGTGGTAGGTGGATTAATATGTGATGTTGGCCAATTTTTTTTAAATTTGTTTATTAATCGAGGAATGACTGCCGAACAAGCCGGAACACCAGTTGCAATCATAATGGTTTTTTTAGGCTCATTTTTAACTGGAATTGGCATTTACGATGACATTGGACGATTTGCAGGAGCTGGTTCTGTTGTGCCGATAACTGGTTTTGCTAATTCTATTGTTTCACCAGCTATGGAATTTAAAAGAGAAGGATTTGTTTTTGGGGTGGCTTCCAGAATGTTTAACATAGCGGGTCCGGTTATAGTTTACGGAGTTGGTACCTCTATTATCGTAGGGCTTATATACTATTTTCTAAAAGGGTGA
- the spoVAD gene encoding stage V sporulation protein AD: MAIKKMGSQTVKFANPPSIISSGTIVGPKEGQGPLKDYFDMILTDDTYGEKSWEKAECKMFQDSVNLALKKASLNISDIDYLIGGDLLNQIITSSFAARQFNVPTFGLYGACSTMAEGLSIASMLIDGGFADYIIVTTSSHFSTAERQYRFPLEQGVQRPFTSQWTVTGSGSSLLSSNGTGPYITHVTTGKVVDLGMKDANNMGAAMAPAAADTILTHFNDTGFTINDYDLIITGDMARVGKSILMELLSKEGMNIENKYKDCGIEIYDESQDVHSGGSGAGCSAVVLNGWLLQQIKSGIYNRVLFIATGALLSPTSTQQGESIPGIAHAVTISNYV, encoded by the coding sequence ATGGCAATAAAAAAAATGGGATCGCAAACCGTTAAATTTGCAAATCCACCTTCTATTATATCGTCTGGCACAATAGTTGGACCAAAAGAAGGACAAGGACCTTTAAAAGATTATTTTGATATGATTTTGACTGATGATACTTATGGTGAAAAAAGCTGGGAAAAAGCTGAATGCAAGATGTTTCAAGACTCTGTAAATTTAGCCCTTAAAAAAGCAAGTTTAAATATTTCAGACATTGATTATTTGATAGGTGGAGATCTTTTAAATCAAATAATTACTTCTAGTTTTGCTGCTAGACAATTTAATGTACCTACGTTTGGATTATATGGAGCTTGTTCCACAATGGCTGAAGGATTGTCTATAGCTTCTATGTTAATAGATGGAGGATTTGCAGATTATATTATTGTTACAACATCCAGTCATTTTTCTACTGCTGAAAGACAATACAGATTTCCATTAGAGCAAGGTGTCCAAAGGCCATTCACATCCCAGTGGACGGTTACAGGATCAGGTTCATCATTGTTGTCATCCAATGGCACAGGTCCATATATAACGCACGTTACAACAGGAAAAGTTGTTGATTTAGGAATGAAAGATGCAAACAATATGGGTGCTGCTATGGCCCCTGCTGCAGCAGATACAATTTTGACACATTTTAATGATACAGGTTTTACAATAAACGATTATGATTTAATAATAACTGGAGACATGGCAAGAGTTGGGAAAAGCATCCTGATGGAGTTGCTTAGTAAAGAAGGCATGAATATTGAAAATAAATACAAAGATTGTGGAATAGAAATATATGATGAATCGCAAGATGTACATTCCGGTGGAAGTGGAGCAGGATGTTCTGCAGTAGTTTTAAATGGTTGGCTGCTTCAGCAGATAAAAAGCGGAATTTACAATAGGGTTTTATTTATCGCTACAGGTGCCTTGCTATCGCCGACAAGCACACAACAAGGTGAGTCAATACCAGGTATAGCTCATGCAGTTACAATTTCAAATTACGTGTAG
- the spoVAE gene encoding stage V sporulation protein AE, translated as MDYLRAFLVGGIICVIAQILMDKTKLTPARILVLYVTVGAILGGIGIYKKIIDFGGAGATVPLLGFGNSLAQGAIKAVKKDGITGAFTGGLTATAGGIAAAIFFGYLFSIIFNPRTKK; from the coding sequence TTGGATTATTTACGTGCTTTTCTTGTAGGCGGAATAATTTGTGTAATTGCTCAAATATTAATGGATAAAACAAAGCTTACACCTGCAAGAATTTTAGTTTTGTATGTTACAGTAGGAGCTATATTAGGTGGTATAGGAATATACAAGAAAATAATAGATTTCGGAGGTGCTGGTGCAACTGTTCCGCTTCTTGGCTTTGGCAATTCTTTAGCGCAAGGTGCAATCAAAGCAGTAAAAAAAGATGGTATCACTGGTGCTTTTACAGGTGGACTGACGGCAACGGCAGGTGGTATCGCTGCAGCAATCTTTTTTGGCTATTTGTTTTCTATAATATTTAATCCTCGTACAAAAAAATGA
- a CDS encoding CCA tRNA nucleotidyltransferase, with product MSEKIGVNAYIVGGYVRDKLLNLESDDIDITVEGDGIKFAFMLNEILNGDIEVHDKFETAKIKIKDFELDIVSARKEYYERPGMLPVVQRASLADDIKRRDFTINMLALDVKTNQIIDIYNGADDIKNKLIRVVHDKSFVDDPTRIFRAIRYSGRLGFKIEQHTEWLLRKSISDGDIFNVSADRIMNEIYLILKEKKPEPIVKLMKHYQLDKELFCGIKINTTNLNTSPKDGNTLLYRFLLFFYNATKEDADCLIRKYNLKREYLSGLSDILNIKMNMSNLNENVSIFNTLKDKRIEAISAVHAMEDLNIKQAIGKYYDMVKLKRLGINGDDIKKLGLQPSPIYKQILDKILLDKISGKIKDREDEIRSLLHYVEKVKRGEKI from the coding sequence ATGTCGGAGAAAATTGGGGTAAATGCTTATATTGTAGGTGGATACGTAAGAGACAAATTGTTAAATTTAGAAAGCGATGACATTGATATTACGGTAGAAGGCGATGGAATAAAATTTGCTTTTATGCTCAATGAAATTTTAAATGGTGATATAGAGGTACATGACAAATTTGAAACTGCCAAAATAAAAATAAAAGATTTTGAGTTAGATATTGTGTCTGCAAGAAAAGAATATTATGAACGTCCTGGAATGTTGCCAGTCGTCCAACGAGCAAGTCTTGCTGATGATATTAAAAGAAGAGATTTCACGATAAATATGCTGGCATTAGATGTAAAAACAAATCAAATCATTGATATATATAACGGTGCAGATGACATAAAAAATAAATTAATTAGAGTCGTACATGATAAAAGTTTTGTTGACGATCCAACGAGGATTTTTAGGGCAATAAGATACAGTGGAAGATTAGGTTTTAAAATAGAGCAACATACTGAATGGTTGTTAAGGAAGTCTATATCTGACGGTGATATTTTTAATGTATCTGCCGATAGAATTATGAATGAAATTTATTTGATATTGAAAGAGAAGAAACCTGAACCTATAGTAAAGTTAATGAAACATTACCAGCTTGATAAGGAATTATTTTGTGGCATAAAGATTAATACAACAAATTTGAATACAAGCCCTAAAGATGGCAATACATTATTGTATAGATTTTTGTTGTTTTTCTATAATGCTACAAAAGAAGATGCTGATTGTTTAATTAGAAAATACAATTTAAAACGTGAATATTTGAGTGGATTATCTGATATTCTCAATATAAAGATGAATATGTCTAACTTAAATGAAAATGTATCTATTTTCAATACATTAAAAGATAAGAGAATAGAAGCAATATCTGCAGTACATGCTATGGAAGACTTAAATATAAAACAAGCCATCGGAAAGTATTATGACATGGTAAAATTAAAGAGACTGGGAATAAATGGCGACGACATAAAAAAATTAGGACTTCAGCCGTCACCAATTTACAAACAAATTTTAGATAAAATATTGCTGGACAAAATTTCAGGCAAGATAAAAGATCGAGAAGACGAGATTAGGAGTCTATTACATTATGTAGAAAAAGTTAAAAGAGGTGAAAAGATTTGA
- a CDS encoding site-2 protease family protein, with protein sequence MSFHEFSHGYVADKLGDPTPRQSGRLTLNPLAHIDPLGLIMLFIIYFGWAKPVPINPYYFKDRKKGVLYVALAGPLSNVFLAIITRILMFYFGNIPVLGLFLTILYQYNLVFAVFNIIPIPPLDGSKVLWSILPQKEAYIYSQYEQYGQIALLLLLFTGIINLFMTPLMMGLDKLISKIILFPFGVG encoded by the coding sequence ATGAGTTTTCATGAGTTTAGCCATGGTTATGTAGCAGATAAATTAGGCGATCCTACGCCTAGGCAAAGCGGAAGACTTACATTAAATCCACTGGCCCACATAGATCCTTTAGGGTTAATTATGCTGTTTATTATATACTTTGGGTGGGCTAAGCCAGTACCGATAAATCCGTATTATTTTAAAGACAGAAAAAAAGGCGTTTTATATGTGGCGTTGGCTGGCCCCCTTTCTAACGTTTTTTTGGCCATAATAACGCGAATTCTGATGTTTTATTTTGGAAATATCCCTGTATTAGGACTTTTTTTGACTATACTCTATCAATACAATTTGGTTTTTGCTGTGTTTAATATAATTCCTATTCCACCATTAGATGGTTCAAAGGTTTTGTGGAGCATTCTTCCTCAGAAAGAAGCATATATTTATTCGCAATATGAACAATATGGACAAATTGCTTTGCTGTTGCTTCTATTTACAGGAATAATTAATTTATTTATGACTCCGCTAATGATGGGGTTAGATAAACTGATTTCTAAAATAATTTTGTTTCCGTTTGGAGTGGGATAA
- a CDS encoding segregation/condensation protein A, with protein MYNIKIESFEGPFDLLFHLIEKNEIDIKDIPIASVFDQYMEYLKAMQEMDLDIATEFILMAATLLEIKSSMLLPKQNFEGQQMVMADADPREELVEKLIEYKKYKSVANRLKELNTLGTKFFRDEPEIKYVDKSLCLNYSTIDLKKAYMKILQKSSNNVMPIRYAKDQITIDDKIKEILKKLIVTPVIKFGDFLKNLRKIEKIVSFVALLELIKLNKVAAEQKKTFGDIIIKSLKR; from the coding sequence ATGTACAACATTAAAATAGAATCTTTTGAAGGACCTTTTGACCTTTTGTTTCATCTTATAGAAAAAAACGAAATAGATATAAAAGACATACCGATTGCATCTGTTTTCGACCAATACATGGAATATTTAAAAGCTATGCAAGAAATGGACTTAGATATTGCAACAGAGTTTATTTTAATGGCTGCTACATTGCTGGAAATAAAGTCGAGTATGCTTTTACCAAAGCAAAATTTCGAAGGACAGCAAATGGTAATGGCTGATGCAGACCCTAGAGAAGAATTGGTGGAAAAGTTGATTGAGTATAAAAAATATAAAAGTGTCGCAAATAGACTGAAAGAGTTAAATACATTAGGCACTAAATTTTTTAGAGACGAGCCTGAAATAAAATATGTTGATAAATCGCTTTGCCTCAATTATTCAACTATCGACTTAAAAAAAGCTTATATGAAGATTCTTCAAAAGTCCAGCAACAATGTTATGCCGATTAGATATGCAAAAGATCAAATTACAATTGATGACAAAATAAAGGAGATATTAAAGAAACTAATAGTTACTCCTGTGATTAAATTTGGCGATTTCTTAAAGAATTTACGAAAGATAGAAAAAATTGTTTCGTTTGTAGCACTTTTGGAATTGATTAAGTTAAATAAAGTTGCGGCTGAACAAAAAAAGACATTTGGAGACATAATTATAAAAAGTCTAAAGAGGTGA
- the scpB gene encoding SMC-Scp complex subunit ScpB translates to MDIDCIIESILFAAGRPVKIKTLSDVLNISTKDVIESFNRLKNSYDRENRGVKVSMINDSIVMSSNEAYSDYIKKALGLDIKQGLSQAALEVLSIIAYNQPITRIDIEKIRGVKCEKAINTLLEFNLIKEDGRINAPGRAILYSTTDDFLKYFNLPSLKDLPPLDDIT, encoded by the coding sequence ATGGATATAGATTGCATAATAGAGTCTATACTATTTGCCGCTGGCAGACCTGTTAAGATAAAAACTTTAAGTGATGTCTTAAATATTTCCACAAAGGATGTCATTGAATCTTTTAATAGATTAAAAAACAGTTATGATAGAGAAAACAGAGGGGTAAAAGTTTCGATGATAAATGATTCAATAGTGATGTCTTCAAATGAAGCATATTCAGACTATATAAAAAAGGCATTAGGACTTGATATAAAGCAAGGATTATCTCAAGCTGCATTAGAAGTTTTGTCTATAATCGCTTATAATCAGCCTATTACAAGAATTGACATAGAAAAAATAAGAGGTGTAAAGTGCGAGAAAGCAATTAATACCTTATTAGAATTTAATTTAATTAAAGAAGATGGAAGAATAAATGCCCCAGGCCGTGCAATACTTTATTCTACAACTGATGATTTTCTGAAGTATTTTAATTTGCCTTCTTTAAAAGACTTGCCTCCATTAGACGATATTACTTAG
- a CDS encoding DUF2953 domain-containing protein — protein sequence MFSLCILLILLVAIFIFIYPMTFKVHYDNYGVNFILNIYIYIVRFAKIASLNVNYKRIEENDRAELSLKILGIRLMNVVVDIVNFTLKDNRPVIKYEVHKAFFLKFPKKSEKRKMLSLHDVHRIIDLFNSNKFMIYEMSKSIKRSIVIRKLRLNVDEGFTDAAFTSIVYGIINFVIYTLIVPVYCSIKFLTKPSISINPHFGENILKSDFDCILDFRYGNIIVNGIKFLKNFKRR from the coding sequence ATGTTTTCTCTTTGTATATTATTAATTTTGCTTGTAGCAATATTTATTTTTATTTACCCTATGACTTTTAAAGTGCACTATGACAATTATGGTGTAAATTTTATTTTAAATATATACATATATATTGTTCGATTTGCTAAGATTGCCAGCCTAAACGTTAATTATAAAAGAATTGAAGAAAATGATAGAGCAGAATTGTCATTAAAAATATTGGGAATTAGATTGATGAATGTAGTCGTTGATATTGTCAATTTTACTCTAAAAGACAATAGGCCGGTAATAAAGTATGAAGTTCATAAAGCATTTTTTTTAAAATTCCCAAAAAAATCAGAAAAGAGAAAAATGCTAAGTTTACATGATGTACATAGAATAATAGATTTATTTAATTCAAATAAGTTTATGATTTATGAAATGAGCAAAAGCATTAAAAGGTCTATAGTAATTAGGAAATTAAGATTAAATGTAGATGAGGGATTTACTGATGCTGCTTTTACATCAATTGTATATGGAATCATTAATTTTGTAATTTATACGCTAATTGTTCCTGTCTATTGCAGTATAAAATTTTTAACTAAGCCTTCTATATCTATAAACCCTCATTTTGGAGAAAATATTTTAAAAAGCGACTTTGATTGCATATTAGATTTTAGATATGGTAATATTATAGTTAATGGTATTAAATTCTTAAAAAATTTTAAACGGAGGTGA
- the ytfJ gene encoding GerW family sporulation protein: MSDHPIEGLMKTTMESLKEMIDVNTIVGDAVEAPDGTVIIPISRVTFGFAAGGGEFQMTQNKDKEQNQNNGQSNMPFGGGSGAGVSLQPVAFMVVGQGQIRLLPVNQNAMVERIIDLAPKLMEELQNVFNKNKTYKKSTPITVTNNID, encoded by the coding sequence ATGAGCGATCATCCTATTGAAGGATTAATGAAGACGACTATGGAGAGTCTTAAGGAAATGATAGATGTAAATACAATCGTTGGGGATGCGGTAGAAGCTCCAGACGGAACAGTGATCATTCCAATTTCAAGGGTGACGTTTGGTTTTGCTGCTGGTGGTGGAGAGTTTCAGATGACGCAAAATAAAGACAAAGAACAAAATCAAAATAATGGACAATCAAATATGCCATTTGGCGGTGGCAGTGGTGCGGGCGTTTCTTTACAGCCAGTTGCATTTATGGTTGTAGGGCAAGGACAGATAAGACTTTTGCCAGTAAATCAAAATGCGATGGTTGAAAGAATAATTGATTTGGCACCTAAGTTAATGGAGGAGCTTCAAAATGTTTTTAATAAAAACAAGACTTATAAAAAATCAACTCCAATAACTGTAACAAATAACATAGATTGA